GTTATCTGCTGGCGCCTTTGAACCACAATGGACATCACGAGAGCTAAAGAAATCCACTCGTTCAGAGCTAAAGCGATCTAAATGGGGCCAAATGCTACCAACCCCGTTGATGCTATCCCCGGGATCGTAATTGGAATAATCTCATACGACAGTTcaggcgaggctgaggacgATCGATCCACATTTTAAATAGGATAATTCTCTTTGTAGATGTGCGAAGATCAAAAAGAGCTACGGCCAATCATTACCGCTGCTTATTGGCTACATCCTGAGAATTACAACCCAGTCCATCACCATGGGTTGAGCAATTCCCAGGGTCTGGTATACACTTTCATATTACATTAAGACCTCCTTATTCATCACATTGGtccagccttcttctcgtgTCTCTCTCGAATTCCAAATCATCAGCACGCATATGATAGATGCCGCCTTAGACAAAACGGCTGAGGGGCCAACCACGGCCCGCAGAATGACAAATTCAGGATCCCGAATCTCTGGGTGGGCCACTTAGATCGGTAAAAGGCGAATCAGCCCAACtgcagaggagaaggaaagacAATCTCAGACTCCGCGAAACAACGGCATTGACTACTTGTATACAGGCGCCTGGACCGCGCAGACCGCGCTACTGCACCTACACCCTTGAGACTTGAGCCTGTGGAGACGTGCTCCGTAGAGAAAAGTAAATTGCGTCCTTCATACGAGATGTCTTAGACTGAGGGCCGACTTTGCCGCGAGCTGCAAAGAGGCGGAGAGACATGGGATCCTCTGACACTAGTAATAGTGGTGTTTTGCTTTCGATATTATTGTTGAGTTCTAATTGAAGCTTAAAGAGGACGATCGCCCTCTCGAAACTGGATTCATTTATTCTCAAACAGATCGTCACTAATACCGTTGACTTCGGTCTCgtactatatctatatttaTAATTGCCACAATGCTTTTGTGCAATGTTTTTTCGTTTGCGGTTTTTGCTACGGCTGCATATGCCAGCGTCCAAGTTCAGCAGTGGATGCCGCCTGGACCAGATGATTCGCGAGGGCCGTGCCCAATGCTGAATACTTTGGCAAACCATGGCTATCTGTAAGGCTCTCTATTACTTGATGCAAGGATGATCCAATGACTAACTGACTGTCCTAAAGTCCTCATAGTGGCCGCCATATTTCGCCTTCACAGATAGAAAACGCCTTCACAAACTTCCTCAATATCGAAGCAGGATttgcagccgctgccaaggacTTTGCCAAAGCATGGGGTAATGAGACTTTCGACCTTGATGACCTCAACACACCAGACATACTGCAGCACATTGCATCCCTCACTCGAGATGATTACACGTCTCGTAATCCTCATTTGAAGCCAAACTTCCTCCGAATTGAGCGCCTCATGTCTGATAGCCCTACATCATTCATTAACATTGATTCTATTGCCAAAACCCGACTACGTGTGGAATCAGAGTCAATACCAAACGCGCTTTCCAAAAACCAGATGAATGCGGCTCTGTTTGAAGCCGCAATGGTCCTTGTCATGATGTCAGACCACAGCCCTGATGCTGAGTCTAACCCTCCTCTATCGGCGTATCAGGGCCCTAAAGATCGCATTCGAGCATGGTTTGAGCAGGAAAGATTTCCTACGGAATTTGGATGGCAGCCATCAGCAAGGACTATCAAGTTGGCTGACCTGAATCCTGCAATTGACGGTATTATTAAGTCTATGCAGAGACAGGATAACAGCGGGCGTGTTGCGCAAAAGTTTTCTGAAGATTAAAATGTTATTGGTGATCTATTAGCAGGCTATGAATGGCGTCATTTTGGTTCTGTGTACATGATATAATGGTAGTTTCATTTAATAACTGCATTCTTATCTAACACTTTGAATCATATTTATGCTCTAGTATTCTCAGTACTCGCAAGAAACAAGCGCTCAAAAGTTTCCGTAGTCTATCTTTCTATGCTTTCCATGGGCTTACACTGTATGCTGCCCTCCATCTATTCAACAACTCCCGGTCAAAACTGACAAGAACCTCAAGATCGCCGTTGGGAAGTCTGGGAAACACAACCGGATACCGCTTAGTCTTGAAAGTCGGCAGTCTTACAACTTCACAGTGTCCTAGTTCAGTGCCCCAATCGAGCTCATAAACACCTTCATCGGCCCAAGAGACAATGGAGACGCTTGCGGGCTGCTCGCAGAGTTTGAGTCCTGTGACGTCCTCTTGAGCAGATAGATGATTGACAATGGTATTCATCTTGTTTTCATCAATAGCATTGACGCTTTGGCGAACGGCAGCTGCAACATTTGCGATTGCTGATATAGAATATGTCTCTCCACTTGATCTTCCTATATCCATGAGATCGACTTTCTTAGCGGTCACCAGCGACACTCCAAAAGCGGCCCCAAGGTAGTTCTTTGGTAAAGGTGGGTTGTAACGACTGCGACAGTTGACTGCAATACGCATAAAGCAGACATCGTTGGCAGTATCTTTATCATCATCTGAAGATTCAGAAAAAATAGCAGAGCCCCAAAGGAGAGCAGTTAATATGTCGCTAGTTGATACCCAAGAGGTCCCATCGGGCAAGTGCTTGCTAATTTCGGCCTTGAGACTTGTTAAAGATTCTGCAGAGTATCTGAAAAAAGTTGTTTCAATCTCCACGGGCTTTGACGGCTGGCTGGACGGGCTACTGTCTTCTTTGTGAAGGAGAAGCGGCGCATCAGCTGGAGCATGACGAGAGCTGTTGACAATTGCTGTGCGGTCCAGCCACAGTTGGCTAAATTGAATATCTTCAGAAGACCCAGTCCTACAATGCGACGCCCATATTTTCAACAGCGAGCCAAAAGCGGTAATATCGGCTGTTGAGTGGTTCAGACTGACACTGAGCAAACAACCTCCCTTCACCAGAGATAAGACGGCGCGAAAGACCGGACTGGGCGACGTATTCGCGGGATTGAGGTCAGCAAAAAATAGATCCAGTCCATCAAATAGCGAAGGTCGAAAACCTCCCGCCTTCAGGTCGTTATAATCGACCGCCGTGGCGAGATCGTTGACACGAAATAAATCGCCTAATGAGTCACACGGTGGACTCAACGCAACGGAACCTTTAGGATGGGTCCTGGCCACTATCCTAGAGGCGAGATATGGAACATCTGCCAAAGTACTTGCGAGGCCATCTCGGAGGACTTCGTATATTCGAGGATTTGTAGACGGAAAGCAGAGGATTTGGCTAATGAATGACCGCGGCATCACCCACTCGAGTGGAGATAGCTGGCTTAGCTCTTGCGGTGATAGTGTTTCCGCCATGgtttgctggagctggcgtAAGGAGGAATGCCAAGAGGCTTGTTATCTGAGATGTGTTATAAGAGGGATTAAAACGATTTAGAATGTCGACGCTATGCGAAGGATTATACTAGAGGTCCTTGTCAGCGATCGGCAGTTGTGTTAGTTGTAAAGCGCTCACGCCATCTGCCGAAAGCTACGGGCATTGCACCTTTGGCTTGCATGTAAGCACAACTCGATATAAGTAAAATTGTAAGAGTATAACTCTTAAATCTAATTCGCTAGTCTAAATAAATCACTGTGTCATTACTCCATAAATATCCCCGTATAGAGCACAGTTGCAAGAGTTTTCATCCTGCGTTCCGCAATAGCCGCTATCAGGCAGCGGCCATTAGGCAATACGCGAAGGCCGAGCAAAAGACCGCCGAGCCAAATGTCTAGTCACCGCGAAACTCGTTTTAGTAAGCGGCGGTTACCCTTTTGTAAGTCATTCATCCAATGATATTAAAGCTCCTGTTGGTAGCCTTCGGGTTCTGGTATATATTTACTGGGCAGCGCCTTCAGAAAATTGCTCTGAACCGacgctcttttctctcttcattcaATTAGACAatcaccatggctgctgccaagtctATCGCTGTTGTCATCAGCAGTACTCGCCCTCAGCGCATTAACCCCTTCGTTGCTGGTTATGTCGCTTCTGTCATTAACTCTATTCCCCAGACTACTGCAAAGGTTGAATTACTCGATTTGGCAACACTcaatcttcctctcttcaaCGAGCCTCTAGTTCCAGGCGAGGTTCCGGCTGATGATCCCACGCCTCATTATCATTACGAATATACCCGCGCCTGGTCAGCTCTTGTTCGTAAATATGATGGATTCATCTTTGTTACGCCACAATACAACTGGTCTATCCCCGCGAGCTTGAAGAATGCTTTGGACTACGTATTTCATGAGTGGAATGGGAAGCCTGCTGCGATTGTGACATATGGATTCAGAGGCGGTGTTAAAGCTGAACCCCATCTACGCGAAATCCTGAACGGACTGCGAATGGTTACCGTTGAACCGACCTTAGCACTCAAAATCGTTAAAGGGGGGCcaggagagagggaaaagctgATGGAAGAGACTTGgaaggaagatggagcggaCGAAAAGATAGCAACATTATTTGATAGTTTGTTAAGTCATTTTGAAGcaaaaaattaaaatagGGGTATGGTATTAGATAATGGAAGTATGTACTGATGCCTTAGGTAGTCATTATCCGTAACAATTtatgccttcttctccttagCCTAACCAGAGCCTAAATGAAGAAAAACTAAACTTTAGTCAACGAAAATATTGCATAGTACCTTACATTACCACATAGCTCGAGAATGAACTCCGTAGCAAAAGCAAATGGCTATGCATGCGTATTCTCCTAGATACTATTTGACATGGATCTTTATTTAAGTAACCAATCAGCCAAATCCAGTCATGTAGATTCTACGATGGAGATACATTTGTGCATGTGATTGCGGCATACATGCTAGTGCTTTCACAATTGGTGCAGTTCTTGAGATTCTCAACGCCGCTGAATGTCATCAAGCGATCCTACCCACTCAGTGGCCTTATCTTCAGTCCATCCTAAGTAGCTCTATCATAGTTCAATGCTACCAAGCTCACTATATGTAGCTGTATATCCTTTACGAGATATTTCACATGACGACATGTAAATTATCACCCTTGCTTATATGTCAAGTCAAGAAAGTATCCTGCATTACCTCAGTGAGCGTCACTTTCACATCCTAAACAGGAGGCTAAtaacaaaagacaaagagagaaagaaagaaagaaaagagcaataAGGTCAGCCACGCGAGCTACCTTCCCCGTAACTCCAGCTGGCCTCTTCTATTAGGATCTATGAACGTCTATTTTCTTATGATGTTCATATATTGATAAGAACAGATATATGCTAGTATGGTCCTTCGAGACTAGTGGTAGCTTTTCTCTCGTTCAACGATACTCCGTGTTGATGGCAGCACACCTCTAAAAGCGTCACAAAATGCCGGGacaaataataaaaagtatGTAAATTAGGCAGACTCTCCTTCACTACATAACCACACAATcgctttcctttttcttcttcctatccgcagcttcagcttccttTTTTACCAATTCTGCCTTCATGTCCCCTATTTGAGCTTCAAACTCATTCTGTTGTCTGGCTAGATCCAGCTGGATCCTGAGCTCCATCAACTGTTTTTgagcttccatctctttcttgtgTGCTTCATCGCGCAATCGTTGTAGCTCCTCGTTCCGTTGGGTCTGTAGTTGCTTCACGTCGACACGCAAGCGCTCACTATCCTGGGCGGCAAGCCGAATTTTCTTCTCTAGGTCGACACGAACTTGAATAAAATCTTCTCTGGCACGCGCGTCACGCTTATTAAACTCCTGCTCCATTTCCTTGCGAAGCTTTTTTAGATCTTTTTTGTGCTTCTTTCGTAGGGCCGCCAGATCTGCTTGCACTTCCTGGCCTGCACTTGTCTCGTCTAGCGTCTTGCCGCTGGCCATCTCTTGCTGGATATCCAGGGTGATGCGCCGCCTTTGAGCGAAAATGTGCTCCATTACGGCTAATGCCGATACGGTACCCTTGTCCAGTCGGAGGACCTTGCTTCCCCTACTCACCATACCGGCCCAGTATTCTGGCTTTGTCGAGAGGTCATGCTCGCGTCTCTCACCCTCCTCTCGCGACACCAACCCCCACATCGTTATTACAAGCACGACACAAGACAGGCCCTCATCACCACAGAGTttcttgaagatgctcaGGTTCTTCAAAGCCGTTCCGCCCATACGGTTGTCTGTAATACGGTGAAGGTAGACGATACCAGCCAGCCGAATCTGGGCTTGGTATGAACGGTTCAGCCAGTCAGCCACTTGACGAAGAATTTCCGTGTCGGATCTGTGGGTATCATCAAAGCCAGGGGTATCAATTAAGTAAAACTTCTTATCGCCAATAGTAGCGGCGTGGATACCGATATCAAAAGTGCCTAGGTAATAATAGAGTAGAGGAAGTTAGCCACAAAAATCAACTCGTATTCTGCCTTTGGCTGATAACATACACGACTGGAGTTCATGTCCGATTTTGGCGTCCGACGCAAAGTAAGAAATAAAGGTACTCTTTCCAGCGCCCGTAATCCCCATCACCGCGATAACAGTATCATCAGGTCTTGGGATTTAAAACCAGTTAGTCTTTTCCTCATGTAGACTGCTATATGGCATGAAGCATGATACACACGTAAGTTTCGGCAGTTCCAACTCTGCATTATCCGATTCCACAGATATAGTAGGGCTACTAACTCGGCTAAAGTCCATTGATTTATGGTAGACTGTCATGCTGCTTGGAAAGGGCCGAGATTTTGTAAATACATAAGGTGCCGCAGGTCGAGGAACCATGCCAGATTATTTGGGCCGTTTTTTTAAAGCAGGAGTCCAGCAATGTTTGGCTTGCAGGTGGCAATCGTTTTAAACTCTCTGGTTTTAGCCGCAGTATGCCTTGATGGCGCCTCAAAATCTCCGGTGAGTAATTGTACACGTCTATTCGAATTGTTGGCCAACTACGAGTGCGGCTGACTTAGCTTCTTGGCCACGCAGATAGGAACTGGACGTGAGTTGGGCAGTTATGGGCACCAATTAATTCATAGGTGTAGTATCTACTTTGTACGTGTACAGAATTGAGGCTCAATGCTACTCTGTAGGCGCCATACATACCTACCTAAATATAGGTAAGTAGGCAAATGATATCATTTGCCCTAGGTGCCTAATCAAGCAATTGGTAGGTACTGTGTAAATGAGAGAGCCTGATGGAGGCCGTATTAGATTGAACGGGAAGATAAGCTGTTTCTAAAATATAATAAGAAAAGTATGTCTTTTTGTTCATTACTATACAAGAATGTTTGTTTGGCGATCTCCTCCCATGTTTCCTTTCTACCTACTCGTCATCACATGTACAACTACATTAGGTATCCAAATTCGCATATTTATAAGAGTTTGTTACGACCTCAAACCTGGAAACCATTCCCTGCGGGTTCGGAGCAATGTATGTTGAGATTTTGAGCTCAGGTTCGTCCAATGGCTAACTAGCAATGCCCTACACTGCCCTCCATTAGCTACGCGGAGGCATTTGCTGCCCAAACATATCACATTTCCTGCTGTGGTTAAGCTTGTGTGATtgaaggatgagatgggGCCATTACTCGGGTTCTGCAAGTTGAACGCAGTCCGACCCAAGTTATTCTCACATGAGGCAAGCCTACGCACGTCGCTCCGCACCGTAGCCTCTTATCGTCACCGAAAAAAATATGGGTGTGAGCTGGTGACGTGGTCTGCTTCCTGCCTACCATTTTTTGGGTAGTCTATTTCGAATGAGCTCTCAGCCAGCACGTTTCTGCATGCCTAACGCCTTATTTCTTGCTCTCCCTCGATTAACAAAAGAGCTTCATATGTGCTAGATGGAGTTCTCAAGTGCATTTATCTATCAGCTTGATAGTTGAAAAATGGATAACTAAAATCTGTTCAAGTTTCAGCACTAAATACAAAGCCTTAGCTTTCTTATAACATTGATATCACAATGACTGCGATGAAGTCTCACCCACCGGGGAACCATGGTGTAGTGGACTCCAGCGCAAGACCAATGGACCTGAAGCCGAATGAACAACCCAGAGACAGCCCAGGGTCCAGGTTTGTCCGATTCACTTGAACCAGAATAATTCACCATGCTGAGCAATAGCCTATAGTGAAGATAGCGTTGCAATCGTTGTTATGGGGGGTACAGGTGCCGGGAAAAGTACTTTCGTCTCCTTGCTTACGGATCAAGAAGTTAAAATCGGACACGATCTGAAATCGT
Above is a genomic segment from Trichoderma breve strain T069 chromosome 6, whole genome shotgun sequence containing:
- a CDS encoding 50S ribosome-binding GTPase domain-containing protein, which gives rise to MTVYHKSMDFSRVSSPTISVESDNAELELPKLTPDDTVIAVMGITGAGKSTFISYFASDAKIGHELQSCTFDIGIHAATIGDKKFYLIDTPGFDDTHRSDTEILRQVADWLNRSYQAQIRLAGIVYLHRITDNRMGGTALKNLSIFKKLCGDEGLSCVVLVITMWGLVSREEGERREHDLSTKPEYWAGMVSRGSKVLRLDKGTVSALAVMEHIFAQRRRITLDIQQEMASGKTLDETSAGQEVQADLAALRKKHKKDLKKLRKEMEQEFNKRDARAREDFIQVRVDLEKKIRLAAQDSERLRVDVKQLQTQRNEELQRLRDEAHKKEMEAQKQLMELRIQLDLARQQNEFEAQIGDMKAELVKKEAEAADRKKKKESDCVVM
- a CDS encoding transferase family domain-containing protein, coding for MAETLSPQELSQLSPLEWVMPRSFISQILCFPSTNPRIYEVLRDGLASTLADVPYLASRIVARTHPKGSVALSPPCDSLGDLFRVNDLATAVDYNDLKAGGFRPSLFDGLDLFFADLNPANTSPSPVFRAVLSLVKGGCLLSVSLNHSTADITAFGSLLKIWASHCRTGSSEDIQFSQLWLDRTAIVNSSRHAPADAPLLLHKEDSSPSSQPSKPVEIETTFFRYSAESLTSLKAEISKHLPDGTSWVSTSDILTALLWGSAIFSESSDDDKDTANDVCFMRIAVNCRSRYNPPLPKNYLGAAFGVSLVTAKKVDLMDIGRSSGETYSISAIANVAAAVRQSVNAIDENKMNTIVNHLSAQEDVTGLKLCEQPASVSIVSWADEGVYELDWGTELGHCEVVRLPTFKTKRYPVVFPRLPNGDLEVLVSFDRELLNRWRAAYSVSPWKA
- a CDS encoding NADPH-dependent FMN reductase domain-containing protein encodes the protein MAAAKSIAVVISSTRPQRINPFVAGYVASVINSIPQTTAKVELLDLATLNLPLFNEPLVPGEVPADDPTPHYHYEYTRAWSALVRKYDGFIFVTPQYNWSIPASLKNALDYVFHEWNGKPAAIVTYGFRGGVKAEPHLREILNGLRMVTVEPTLALKIVKGGPGEREKLMEETWKEDGADEKIATLFDSLLSHFEAKN
- a CDS encoding peroxidase, family 2 domain-containing protein, whose product is MLLCNVFSFAVFATAAYASVQVQQWMPPGPDDSRGPCPMLNTLANHGYLPHSGRHISPSQIENAFTNFLNIEAGFAAAAKDFAKAWGNETFDLDDLNTPDILQHIASLTRDDYTSRNPHLKPNFLRIERLMSDSPTSFINIDSIAKTRLRVESESIPNALSKNQMNAALFEAAMVLVMMSDHSPDAESNPPLSAYQGPKDRIRAWFEQERFPTEFGWQPSARTIKLADLNPAIDGIIKSMQRQDNSGRVAQKFSED